A genomic segment from Cyprinus carpio isolate SPL01 chromosome A4, ASM1834038v1, whole genome shotgun sequence encodes:
- the LOC122140454 gene encoding epidermal differentiation-specific protein-like, protein MSKIVVFAEEGFKGRTAQFKNNVCDLEEKGFNNVISSLKVIGAPWVAYHDKHFAGKQRVFQEGEYATLDDKGKFSSLKMIIDDLDNPEIQLFEHAYYQGRSVTLHRETNLHDINFSDIASSHKVKGGVWVLYQHINRQGSQLISFPGEEIPSYFPLSFNDVASHVRPLLPKP, encoded by the coding sequence ATGAGCAAGATTGTTGTTTTTGCTGAAGAGGGCTTCAAGGGCAGAACAGCTCAATTCAAGAACAATGTCTGTGACTTAGAAGAAAAGGGCTTCAACAATGTCATCTCATCTCTCAAAGTCATTGGCGCACCATGGGTAGCATATCATGACAAGCATTTTGCTGGAAAGCAGCGGGTGTTTCAAGAAGGAGAGTATGCTACTCTTGATGACAAAGGAAAGTTTTCTTCCCTCAAAATGATCATAGATGACCTGGACAACCCTGAAATCCAGCTGTTTGAGCACGCTTACTATCAAGGAAGAAGTGTGACCCTGCACAGAGAAACCAATCTTCACGACATTAATTTCAGTGACATCGCTTCTTCCCATAAAGTGAAAGGTGGTGTCTGGGTGCTCTACCAGCACATCAATCGTCAGGGTTCCCAGCTTATTTCTTTCCCTGGGGAAGAAATTCCTAGCTATTTCCCGCTCTCCTTCAACGATGTGGCCAGCCATGTGCGTCCCTTGCTGCCGAAGCCATAG